In the Sphingomonas sp. SORGH_AS_0950 genome, one interval contains:
- a CDS encoding type IV secretion system protein yields MSFKRIIMVASAPVALAAFASPAAAQGIPVFDTTTYLQALQTAKQTLTMVDQGRQQIQQAADTFNSLSKLTNVNAIATQLLNSQVRNILPNTTIDAATLLKGDFSQLGALGGLASNIQSRYKLSSSGSDADAAYSAALRDATGSAATMAALGENTLAVSQTRMQGLDQLREQLSSAKDPKDVMDLQARIAVEQAQLQNDMLKMQALQMAQSGEANLQASAAQVSAGRNEAAFFKANTIRK; encoded by the coding sequence ATGTCGTTCAAGCGCATTATCATGGTTGCGAGCGCGCCCGTCGCGCTCGCCGCCTTCGCGTCACCCGCTGCGGCGCAGGGCATCCCCGTGTTCGACACGACGACCTATTTGCAGGCGCTACAGACGGCGAAACAGACGCTGACGATGGTCGATCAGGGGCGCCAGCAGATCCAACAGGCGGCGGACACCTTCAACTCGCTGTCGAAGCTCACGAACGTCAACGCGATCGCGACCCAGCTCCTCAACAGCCAGGTGCGCAACATCCTGCCCAACACGACGATCGACGCCGCGACCCTCCTCAAGGGCGACTTCTCGCAGCTCGGCGCGCTGGGCGGCCTCGCCTCGAATATCCAGTCCCGATACAAGCTGTCGTCGTCAGGGTCGGATGCCGACGCCGCGTACAGTGCGGCCTTGAGGGACGCGACGGGTTCAGCCGCAACGATGGCCGCGCTGGGCGAAAACACGCTGGCCGTATCACAAACCCGGATGCAGGGGCTCGACCAGCTTCGCGAACAGCTCTCGAGTGCCAAGGATCCGAAAGACGTCATGGATCTCCAGGCGCGGATCGCCGTCGAGCAGGCGCAGCTTCAGAACGATATGCTGAAGATGCAGGCTCTACAAATGGCTCAGTCCGGCGAAGCCAATCTGCAGGCTAGTGCGGCTCAAGTCTCTGCTGGGCGAAATGAGGCGGCGTTTTTCAAAGCGAATACGATCAGGAAATAA
- a CDS encoding type IV secretion system protein — protein sequence MTLFTTMYSYVESAIATSVASFGSGLVAFVAAPLALAATIYFLLLGFAVLRGAIQAPMRELVFQAGKVGFALAAASAVGYSVFVVNIATNLPSEIIAAGSGTPVTNPGTTFDTYVSDTGKLAERMVDANTKVQAQSSRGLTDFRTPIIQMTCSVITYACIAILYVFAFLSASIGFCIVIFAKLSVAICVALAPLALACLLFNSSRWLFDGWLKQTANYVLLMVVMAIMTKFITGLEEAAMDGILGSIGNGDAFVTMENTYLTLSAAVMIVATLSCSAIYIVGSIFFFQSPTIAAGIAGGASSGGHGFLQTGANMLTNRLMFRRATQANRQAGGSTATGGSARRA from the coding sequence ATGACGTTGTTCACGACGATGTATTCGTATGTGGAAAGCGCCATCGCCACATCGGTTGCGAGCTTCGGGTCGGGGCTGGTAGCTTTCGTTGCTGCGCCTCTCGCGCTGGCAGCGACGATCTATTTTCTGCTTCTGGGATTTGCCGTGCTGCGTGGTGCGATTCAAGCACCTATGCGCGAACTGGTTTTTCAGGCGGGGAAGGTCGGGTTCGCGCTCGCGGCGGCAAGTGCCGTCGGCTACTCGGTGTTCGTCGTCAACATTGCCACGAACCTGCCGAGCGAGATCATTGCCGCAGGATCCGGCACTCCGGTGACCAACCCCGGTACGACGTTCGATACCTATGTCTCGGACACGGGCAAGCTCGCAGAGCGGATGGTGGACGCCAATACGAAGGTCCAGGCCCAATCATCGCGGGGCCTCACCGACTTTCGTACACCGATCATCCAGATGACCTGCTCGGTCATCACCTATGCCTGCATCGCCATCCTCTACGTGTTTGCTTTTCTCTCTGCCTCCATCGGTTTCTGCATCGTCATCTTCGCCAAGCTTTCGGTCGCGATCTGCGTTGCGCTTGCACCACTCGCCCTTGCCTGCCTCCTCTTCAACTCTTCGCGATGGCTGTTCGATGGTTGGCTGAAGCAGACGGCGAACTACGTGCTGCTGATGGTCGTCATGGCGATCATGACCAAGTTCATCACTGGCCTCGAGGAGGCCGCAATGGATGGCATCCTGGGTTCCATCGGTAATGGCGATGCGTTCGTAACGATGGAAAATACATACCTGACGTTGAGTGCCGCAGTAATGATCGTAGCGACACTCTCGTGCAGTGCGATTTACATCGTAGGCTCGATCTTCTTCTTCCAGTCGCCGACGATCGCCGCAGGCATTGCGGGTGGTGCGTCGTCTGGAGGCCACGGCTTCCTGCAGACGGGGGCGAACATGTTGACCAATCGTCTCATGTTCCGACGCGCGACCCAGGCCAATCGGCAGGCTGGAGGCTCCACGGCAACCGGAGGGTCAGCACGGCGCGCCTGA